The following proteins come from a genomic window of Pyxidicoccus sp. MSG2:
- a CDS encoding TIGR02269 family lipoprotein gives MRTLHAFCLSWLALSWLGCATVSAPMQQAWEEAELECHAPEDDQCITLLCLGDACGFYRCGDLPGDVELARFPPTRPPAAAAAPGMGPQRNWGAAQNLPRGAVMVFPNWDGAPDRLIPPSRQLSPGRWEKHHIFPQAQDLALWFEQQGIKIHDYTMPIPRDLHRRIHDGTGRGGAWNDAWREFIDLHPRAPPEEIYKHAGELIHRFQLIGGPIQPYYSRPGA, from the coding sequence ATGAGAACCCTCCATGCTTTCTGTCTTTCGTGGCTCGCCCTCTCCTGGCTGGGTTGCGCCACCGTCAGCGCTCCCATGCAGCAAGCCTGGGAGGAGGCGGAGCTGGAGTGCCACGCGCCCGAGGACGACCAATGCATCACGCTGTTGTGCCTGGGTGACGCCTGCGGCTTCTACCGCTGCGGAGACCTGCCCGGTGACGTCGAACTGGCGCGTTTCCCACCCACGCGCCCGCCTGCAGCGGCCGCGGCTCCGGGTATGGGTCCGCAGCGAAACTGGGGAGCCGCGCAGAATCTCCCTCGTGGCGCCGTCATGGTCTTCCCCAACTGGGACGGGGCCCCTGACCGGCTCATTCCCCCTTCACGCCAGCTCTCGCCTGGGCGCTGGGAGAAGCACCACATCTTTCCCCAGGCCCAAGACCTTGCGCTGTGGTTCGAGCAGCAAGGCATCAAGATCCATGACTACACCATGCCTATTCCGCGTGACCTCCACAGGAGGATTCACGACGGTACCGGGCGCGGCGGGGCATGGAATGACGCCTGGCGTGAGTTCATCGATCTGCACCCACGAGCCCCACCCGAGGAGATCTACAAGCACGCCGGAGAGCTCATCCACCGCTTCCAGCTCATTGGCGGTCCCATTCAGCCCTACTATTCCCGCCCGGGAGCGTGA
- a CDS encoding M4 family metallopeptidase translates to MLAQLKAQEPARVAQSLASLKAQGQKLGLGSRDDFTLSSSSTDSFGQTHARFAQTYQGVPVWGAMAITHQGLSAGDISITSDGLRKGIRLDVTPTLDAKSALTKATQELAPKGEFSITPDSELIVYPQTRLVNRYPGKPAAKQNAADFTTEVVAYKLAYHVHTELENPKDGVKHTDFIVDAHSGEVLKKWNSLQTAAAKGLGHSQYSGDVQLDVFQNAQGAFELRDVTRTGGEGIRTYDINHAAVQNGVVPTLTLYTDPDNVWGDGLNYIVGANNTLSTNGQTAAVDAHFGLLATWDFYKKIFGRNGIDGFGSPTYNRVHASNAYDNAFWSDGCFCMSYGDGSYPAAGGFKSMGVLDVTGHEMSHGVTSHTAGLIYEGESGGLNESSSDIFGTMTEFWVANGRGSTIGDTGGNWLMAEQLSEFPLRVMFRPSLDGLSVDAWFPGIGNIDVHFSSGPMNRAYYFLSQGVQPLVVGTDYSSTYLPAGMRGIGNDKAAAIWYRALTVYMFPSSNYLSARTSSLQAAADLFGAQSNEYRAVQNAFAAINVGYTAETYDDRTAPTVVASVSGSSPNLQLRAQADDNVGVARVELYVDGALAGNVSAQPYQFPLDATSLSNGAHQLVAVAYDAAGNYAASAPASFTVANSFEQLLTDPGFELAGQGWTADPPENINFPAAGGHSGQGYVWLNGWGTTHVDKLWQDVTIPAGVTRAALTFYLNLSTAETTTTAVRDTLTLQVRNTSGTVLGTVATWSNLDANLGWTQQSVDLTAYAGQTVRIYVEGNENASLATNFQLDDFSLRVTHAADAETPRVAANVVFSGTRVGYLADVSDNGFVNAVEFLVDGVSLGNSVKSFSRTVNLSTLTGGAHTLVARATDAGGNVGNSPAVTFYVDTTATQRVLNPSFETSASWTTATTVSGSTGIFSSASFAHTGSRFYIFWTSGPVRHSVRQSVAIPATATSAIFSFWLRIYNGGFTDALPHHTFSAKVRDSAGTELATLKTLSQADDTNAEYFQHRFDLTQYKGQTVQLFFDVDQTEAMHDPDGDVQFFLDDVNLVTSTQADVQSPTLSAAVEGSYGTVQLTASVSDNVWTNSLEFLVDDAPVTSFTNVQGIYAAAFDTSTLTNGPHQFKARATDKAGNVTERVVSFEVHNSTVEDTGAPHITASLEGMFENYTLRAEATDDTGVAYVEFYVDGALKGKTSYEPYTLPLFPIPLAAGEHVLEAVAYDAYGKSSKATTTFTLQPVTVEFAVAQVVLPVGGSVALQASVANAVNTAVTWSVAEGRICGTVSAAGLYAAPVVRGLCHVSAASVVVPTAKAVAAIQVYTGDINGDSVVDGEDMGLLAQDYGTNGSEETNLDGAGSVNDNDITLFVSQFGR, encoded by the coding sequence ATGCTGGCGCAGCTCAAGGCCCAGGAGCCGGCCCGTGTTGCGCAATCCCTGGCAAGCCTGAAGGCCCAGGGCCAGAAGCTCGGGCTGGGCTCGCGGGACGACTTCACGCTGTCCAGCTCCAGCACGGACAGCTTCGGTCAGACGCACGCGCGCTTTGCGCAGACGTACCAGGGCGTACCCGTGTGGGGCGCCATGGCCATCACCCACCAGGGGCTGTCCGCCGGGGACATCAGCATCACCTCCGACGGCCTGCGCAAGGGCATCCGCCTGGATGTGACGCCCACGCTGGACGCGAAGTCCGCGCTGACGAAGGCCACCCAGGAGCTGGCGCCCAAGGGCGAGTTCAGCATCACTCCGGATAGCGAGCTCATCGTCTATCCCCAGACGCGGCTGGTGAACCGCTACCCCGGCAAGCCGGCCGCGAAGCAGAACGCGGCGGACTTCACCACGGAAGTCGTCGCCTACAAGCTCGCGTACCACGTGCACACCGAGCTGGAGAACCCGAAGGACGGCGTCAAGCACACGGACTTCATCGTCGACGCGCACTCGGGCGAGGTGCTGAAGAAGTGGAACTCGCTCCAGACGGCCGCCGCCAAGGGCCTCGGCCACTCGCAGTACAGCGGTGACGTCCAGCTGGACGTCTTCCAGAACGCCCAGGGCGCCTTCGAGCTGCGCGACGTCACGCGCACCGGCGGCGAGGGCATCCGGACCTACGACATCAACCACGCCGCCGTGCAGAACGGCGTGGTTCCCACGCTGACCCTCTACACGGACCCCGACAACGTCTGGGGCGACGGGCTGAACTACATCGTCGGCGCCAACAACACGCTGAGCACCAACGGCCAGACGGCCGCCGTCGACGCGCACTTCGGCCTGCTGGCGACGTGGGACTTCTACAAGAAGATTTTCGGCCGCAACGGCATCGACGGCTTCGGCTCGCCCACCTACAACCGGGTGCACGCCAGCAACGCCTACGACAACGCCTTCTGGAGCGACGGCTGCTTCTGCATGAGCTACGGCGACGGCTCGTACCCGGCCGCTGGCGGCTTCAAGTCCATGGGCGTGCTCGACGTGACGGGCCACGAGATGAGCCACGGCGTCACCTCGCACACGGCCGGCCTCATCTACGAGGGCGAGTCTGGCGGCCTCAACGAGTCCAGCTCGGACATCTTCGGCACCATGACGGAGTTCTGGGTGGCCAACGGTCGCGGCAGCACCATTGGTGACACCGGCGGCAACTGGCTCATGGCCGAGCAGCTCAGCGAGTTCCCGCTGCGCGTCATGTTCCGCCCGTCGCTGGACGGCCTGAGCGTGGACGCCTGGTTCCCCGGCATCGGCAACATCGACGTGCACTTCAGCAGCGGCCCGATGAACCGCGCCTACTACTTCCTGTCCCAGGGCGTGCAGCCGCTGGTGGTCGGCACCGACTACTCCAGCACCTACCTGCCCGCGGGCATGAGGGGCATCGGCAACGACAAGGCGGCGGCCATCTGGTACCGCGCGCTCACCGTCTACATGTTCCCGTCGTCCAACTACCTGTCGGCCCGCACCAGCAGCCTCCAGGCCGCGGCGGACCTCTTCGGCGCCCAGTCCAACGAGTACCGCGCGGTGCAGAACGCCTTCGCGGCCATCAACGTGGGCTACACCGCCGAGACGTACGATGACCGCACGGCCCCCACCGTCGTCGCGAGCGTCTCCGGCAGCTCTCCCAACCTCCAGCTGCGCGCGCAGGCCGACGACAACGTCGGCGTGGCCCGCGTGGAGCTCTACGTCGACGGCGCCCTGGCGGGGAACGTCTCCGCCCAGCCGTACCAGTTCCCGCTGGACGCCACCTCGCTGTCCAACGGCGCGCACCAGCTGGTGGCGGTGGCCTACGACGCGGCCGGCAACTACGCCGCGTCCGCCCCGGCGAGCTTCACCGTCGCCAACAGCTTCGAGCAGCTGCTCACCGACCCGGGCTTCGAGCTCGCCGGTCAGGGCTGGACGGCGGACCCGCCGGAGAACATCAACTTCCCCGCGGCGGGCGGACACTCCGGCCAGGGCTACGTGTGGCTCAACGGCTGGGGCACGACGCACGTCGACAAGCTGTGGCAGGACGTCACCATTCCCGCCGGCGTCACCAGGGCCGCGCTGACCTTCTACCTCAACCTCTCCACCGCCGAGACGACGACCACCGCCGTCCGCGACACGCTGACGCTGCAGGTGCGCAACACCTCGGGCACGGTGCTGGGGACGGTGGCGACGTGGTCCAACCTGGACGCGAACCTGGGCTGGACGCAGCAGAGCGTGGACCTGACGGCCTACGCGGGCCAGACGGTGCGCATCTACGTGGAGGGCAACGAGAACGCCTCGCTCGCCACCAACTTCCAGCTGGATGACTTCTCGCTGCGCGTCACGCACGCCGCGGACGCGGAGACGCCCCGGGTGGCGGCCAACGTGGTCTTCTCCGGCACGCGCGTGGGCTACCTCGCGGATGTGTCCGACAACGGCTTCGTCAACGCGGTGGAGTTCCTCGTCGACGGCGTGTCCCTGGGCAACTCGGTCAAGTCGTTCTCCCGCACCGTCAACCTCTCCACGCTGACCGGCGGCGCGCACACGCTCGTCGCCCGGGCCACGGACGCGGGCGGCAACGTGGGGAACTCTCCCGCGGTGACGTTCTACGTGGACACCACCGCCACCCAGCGCGTGCTCAACCCCAGCTTCGAGACCTCCGCGAGCTGGACGACTGCGACGACGGTGTCGGGCTCGACGGGCATCTTCAGCAGCGCGTCCTTCGCGCACACGGGCAGCCGCTTCTACATCTTCTGGACCTCGGGTCCGGTGCGGCACTCCGTCCGTCAGTCCGTCGCCATTCCGGCGACCGCGACCTCGGCCATCTTCAGCTTCTGGCTGCGCATCTACAACGGCGGGTTCACCGACGCCCTGCCCCACCACACCTTCAGCGCGAAGGTGCGGGACTCCGCCGGCACCGAGCTGGCGACGCTGAAGACGCTCTCCCAGGCGGATGACACCAACGCGGAGTACTTCCAGCACCGCTTCGACCTGACGCAGTACAAGGGCCAGACGGTGCAGTTGTTCTTCGACGTGGACCAGACGGAGGCCATGCATGACCCGGACGGCGACGTCCAGTTCTTCCTGGACGACGTCAACCTCGTCACCTCCACCCAGGCGGACGTCCAGAGCCCCACGCTCTCCGCGGCGGTCGAGGGCAGCTACGGGACGGTGCAGCTGACGGCCTCCGTGAGCGACAACGTCTGGACGAACTCCCTCGAGTTCCTGGTGGATGACGCCCCGGTGACCTCGTTCACGAACGTCCAGGGCATCTACGCGGCGGCGTTCGACACGTCCACGCTGACCAACGGCCCGCACCAGTTCAAGGCGAGGGCCACGGACAAGGCGGGCAACGTGACGGAGCGCGTGGTGAGCTTCGAGGTGCACAACTCCACCGTCGAGGACACGGGCGCGCCGCACATCACCGCCAGCCTGGAGGGCATGTTCGAGAACTACACCCTGCGGGCCGAGGCCACCGACGACACGGGCGTTGCGTACGTGGAGTTCTACGTGGACGGCGCTCTCAAGGGGAAGACCTCGTACGAGCCGTACACGCTGCCGCTGTTCCCGATTCCGCTGGCGGCGGGTGAGCACGTCCTGGAGGCGGTGGCGTACGACGCGTACGGCAAGTCCTCCAAGGCGACCACCACCTTCACGCTCCAGCCGGTGACGGTGGAGTTCGCGGTGGCGCAGGTCGTGCTGCCGGTGGGCGGCTCCGTCGCCCTGCAGGCGAGCGTGGCGAACGCGGTGAACACGGCGGTGACCTGGTCCGTGGCGGAGGGCCGCATCTGCGGCACCGTCAGCGCGGCCGGCCTCTACGCCGCGCCGGTGGTCCGTGGCCTCTGCCACGTGTCCGCGGCGAGCGTCGTGGTACCGACGGCGAAGGCCGTGGCGGCCATCCAGGTCTACACGGGCGACATCAATGGCGACAGCGTCGTGGACGGAGAGGACATGGGCCTGCTCGCGCAGGACTACGGCACCAACGGTTCCGAGGAGACGAACCTCGACGGTGCCGGCTCCGTGAACGACAACGACATCACCCTCTTCGTCAGCCAGTTCGGACGGTAA
- a CDS encoding double-CXXCG motif protein, which translates to MTRFFWLTEDRAVTAKHGGEIDAWHKLVLPGVRCHACGVTWSDVGHEYPSIDLSQLPEHREFEKARPEPFPEFARLRELVRPLAPPNAELPPGTGFGPLVGRASGTFGPIVWVVGRKLLLRRDALERLQAEGVRGLLGCRTALRFRKKDAPELLELQIEPHGRLHPDCIPPDVPPPCPTCGRHGFRRPDEPILDAASLPPELDLFRVGNFATMMIGTERFMEAVRRLELDGITFRELRTR; encoded by the coding sequence ATGACGCGATTCTTCTGGCTGACTGAAGACAGAGCGGTCACAGCGAAGCACGGCGGGGAAATCGATGCGTGGCACAAGTTGGTGCTGCCCGGCGTGAGGTGTCACGCGTGCGGTGTCACCTGGAGCGACGTGGGCCACGAATACCCATCCATTGACCTTTCACAGCTACCCGAGCACCGCGAGTTCGAGAAGGCCCGACCTGAGCCCTTCCCCGAGTTCGCGCGCCTACGCGAGCTGGTGCGTCCCCTGGCGCCCCCGAATGCCGAGCTTCCACCCGGCACCGGCTTCGGCCCGCTGGTGGGCCGCGCCTCCGGGACGTTCGGTCCCATCGTGTGGGTAGTCGGGAGGAAGCTTCTCCTGCGTCGGGATGCGTTGGAGCGTCTCCAAGCGGAAGGCGTGCGAGGATTGCTCGGCTGCCGCACGGCGCTGCGGTTCCGCAAGAAGGACGCTCCGGAACTGCTGGAGCTTCAGATAGAGCCACACGGCCGCCTCCATCCGGACTGCATCCCTCCGGACGTGCCGCCCCCCTGCCCCACCTGTGGCCGGCACGGCTTCAGGCGACCAGATGAGCCCATTCTCGACGCGGCATCCCTTCCGCCGGAGCTGGACCTGTTCCGAGTGGGGAACTTCGCAACGATGATGATTGGCACCGAGCGATTCATGGAGGCCGTGCGCCGGCTGGAGCTGGACGGCATCACCTTCCGCGAGTTGCGCACGCGCTAA
- a CDS encoding beta strand repeat-containing protein encodes MKLIVPLLIGALAACTDPDSGPVTVTPKSVTVKAGEKTTFSAAVQDAEDPRVLWSVEGGDSHGTITSTGVYTAPAEAGTYTVVATNAVDTSKTDTATVKVEAVQTPTVIVKVTPGTVSIGQGTTTQLTAEVSGSSITAVQWSVEGGDTNGLVSSTGVYLAPHKSGTFTVTATSVADPSKKASAAVTVEPVVVEEVVVAVSPATATTTWGGSVSLTAEVTGTNNLTVLWSVEGGDANGFVSSTGVYRAPNKSGTFTVTATSVADPSKKASAAVTVNPVVVEDVVVAVSPKTATVAQDGSASLSAQVTGTNLTAVQWAVVGGDENGTVSSTGTYRAPRRAGTFTVTATSVADASKSDSATITVEPIVVPDVVVTVSPKTATVSANGSVSLSAQVTGASVTAVQWAVVGGDANGTVSSTGTYRAPNQAGTYTVTATSVADASKSDSATITVEPIVVPGVAVTVSPKTATVSANGSVSLSAEVTGTSVTAVQWAVVGGDANGTVSSTGTYRAPNRAGTFTVTATSVADASKSDSATITVEPIVVPDVVVTVSPKTATVSANGSVFLSAEVTGTSNTSVLWTVVGGDANGYVSSTGLYLAPNKSGTFTVTATSVADPTKSDSATITVDPIVVPNVTVSVTPKTATVSVNGSVSLSAQVTGASNTAVLWTVVGGDANGYVSTTGVYRAPNQAGTYTVTATSVADASKSDSATITVEPIVVPTVTVSVTPKTATVAQGGSVKLSAAVTGSSNTAVQWTVAGGDANGYVSTTGTYLAPNQAGTFTVTATSVADPTKSDSATITVDPIVVPNVAVSVTPKTATVAQDGSVKLTAQVTGTSNTAVLWTVVGGDANGFVSTTGTYRAPGRAGTFTVTATSVADSTKSDSATITVDPVVGPTVVVAVTPKTATVDQGATVNLTAEVTGTSLVAVTWAVEGGAANGSVTSSGVYTAPNKPGTYTVTATSVADASKKDSAVITVPVAGTVSYVDPTGTGWRLVRNASLSSGNTLVLDLVGPTGQSGRGADLALALNPATADWSTVGGSEYVANQGYDLGAAPHLLKSGVKGSTLSVGVYQKGAPAHAYNGALLSVALTVKATAQTPAGTLVPLNVLKAHALPASGALQAIDVAVGTITTAP; translated from the coding sequence ATGAAGCTCATTGTTCCGCTCCTGATTGGAGCGCTGGCTGCCTGCACCGACCCCGACTCGGGGCCGGTGACGGTGACCCCGAAGAGCGTGACGGTGAAGGCCGGCGAGAAGACGACCTTCAGCGCCGCGGTACAGGATGCGGAGGACCCGCGCGTCCTCTGGTCCGTGGAGGGAGGCGACTCCCACGGCACCATCACCAGCACGGGCGTCTACACCGCGCCCGCGGAGGCCGGCACGTACACCGTGGTGGCCACCAACGCGGTGGACACCTCGAAGACGGACACGGCCACCGTCAAGGTGGAGGCCGTCCAGACTCCGACGGTCATCGTGAAGGTCACCCCGGGGACGGTGTCCATCGGTCAGGGCACCACCACCCAGCTCACGGCGGAAGTGTCCGGCTCCTCCATCACGGCCGTGCAGTGGTCCGTGGAGGGTGGTGACACCAACGGCCTCGTCAGCAGCACGGGCGTGTACCTGGCGCCGCACAAGTCCGGCACGTTCACCGTGACGGCCACCAGCGTCGCGGACCCGTCGAAGAAGGCCTCCGCCGCAGTGACGGTGGAGCCGGTCGTCGTCGAGGAGGTGGTGGTTGCGGTCTCCCCCGCGACGGCCACCACGACCTGGGGCGGCTCCGTCTCCCTGACGGCCGAAGTCACGGGCACCAACAACCTCACGGTGCTGTGGTCCGTGGAGGGTGGTGACGCCAACGGCTTCGTGAGCAGCACGGGCGTGTACCGTGCCCCGAACAAGTCCGGCACGTTCACCGTGACGGCCACCAGCGTGGCGGACCCGTCGAAGAAGGCCTCTGCCGCCGTGACGGTGAACCCGGTCGTCGTCGAGGACGTGGTGGTGGCGGTCTCCCCGAAGACGGCCACCGTGGCTCAGGATGGCTCCGCCAGCCTGTCCGCACAGGTCACCGGCACCAACCTCACCGCGGTGCAGTGGGCGGTGGTGGGCGGTGACGAGAACGGCACCGTCAGCAGCACGGGCACGTACCGGGCGCCGCGCCGCGCGGGCACGTTCACCGTGACGGCCACCAGCGTGGCGGACGCGTCCAAGTCGGACTCGGCCACCATCACCGTGGAGCCGATTGTCGTCCCGGACGTCGTCGTGACTGTCTCTCCGAAGACGGCCACCGTGTCCGCGAACGGCTCCGTCAGCCTGTCCGCACAGGTCACCGGCGCCAGCGTCACGGCGGTGCAGTGGGCGGTGGTGGGCGGTGACGCCAACGGCACCGTCAGCAGCACGGGCACGTACCGCGCGCCGAACCAGGCGGGTACGTACACCGTGACGGCCACCAGCGTGGCGGACGCGTCCAAGTCGGACTCGGCCACCATCACCGTGGAGCCGATTGTCGTCCCGGGCGTCGCCGTGACTGTCTCTCCGAAGACGGCCACCGTGTCCGCGAACGGCTCCGTCAGCCTGTCCGCCGAGGTCACCGGCACCAGCGTCACGGCGGTGCAGTGGGCGGTGGTGGGCGGTGACGCCAACGGCACCGTCAGCAGCACGGGCACGTACCGCGCGCCGAACCGGGCGGGTACGTTCACCGTGACGGCCACCAGCGTGGCGGACGCGTCCAAGTCGGACTCGGCCACCATCACCGTGGAGCCGATTGTCGTCCCGGACGTCGTCGTGACTGTCTCTCCGAAGACGGCCACCGTGTCCGCGAACGGCTCCGTCTTCCTGTCCGCCGAGGTCACCGGCACCAGCAACACCTCGGTGCTGTGGACCGTGGTGGGTGGTGACGCCAACGGCTACGTCAGCAGCACGGGTCTGTACCTGGCCCCGAACAAGTCCGGCACGTTCACCGTGACGGCCACCAGCGTGGCGGACCCGACGAAGTCGGACTCGGCCACCATCACCGTGGACCCCATCGTCGTTCCGAACGTCACTGTGTCCGTCACTCCGAAGACGGCCACCGTGTCCGTGAACGGCTCCGTCAGCCTGTCCGCACAGGTCACCGGCGCCAGCAACACCGCGGTGCTGTGGACCGTGGTGGGTGGTGATGCCAACGGCTACGTCAGCACCACGGGCGTGTACCGCGCGCCGAACCAGGCGGGTACGTACACCGTGACGGCCACCAGCGTGGCGGACGCGTCCAAGTCGGACTCGGCCACCATCACCGTGGAGCCGATTGTCGTCCCGACCGTCACTGTGTCCGTCACTCCGAAGACGGCCACGGTGGCCCAGGGTGGCTCCGTCAAGCTGTCCGCCGCGGTCACCGGCAGCAGCAACACCGCGGTGCAGTGGACGGTGGCGGGTGGCGACGCCAACGGCTACGTCAGCACCACGGGCACGTACCTGGCTCCGAACCAGGCGGGTACGTTCACCGTGACGGCCACCAGCGTGGCGGACCCGACGAAGTCCGACTCGGCCACCATCACCGTGGACCCGATTGTCGTCCCGAACGTCGCTGTGTCCGTCACTCCGAAGACGGCCACGGTGGCCCAGGACGGCTCCGTCAAGCTGACCGCACAGGTCACCGGCACCAGCAACACCGCGGTGCTGTGGACCGTGGTGGGTGGTGACGCCAACGGCTTCGTCAGCACCACGGGCACGTACCGCGCGCCGGGCAGGGCGGGCACGTTCACCGTGACGGCGACCAGCGTGGCGGACTCGACGAAGTCCGACTCCGCGACCATCACCGTGGACCCCGTCGTGGGCCCGACGGTGGTTGTGGCCGTCACTCCGAAGACGGCCACTGTCGACCAGGGTGCCACCGTCAACCTCACGGCCGAAGTCACGGGCACCTCCCTCGTCGCGGTGACCTGGGCCGTGGAGGGCGGTGCGGCCAACGGCTCCGTCACCAGCTCCGGCGTGTATACGGCGCCGAACAAGCCGGGCACGTACACCGTGACGGCCACCAGCGTGGCGGATGCGTCGAAGAAGGACTCCGCCGTCATCACCGTGCCCGTCGCCGGTACGGTGAGCTACGTGGACCCCACGGGCACGGGCTGGCGGCTGGTGCGCAACGCCAGCCTGTCCTCGGGCAACACGCTGGTGCTGGACCTGGTGGGCCCCACGGGCCAGTCCGGCCGTGGTGCGGACCTGGCGCTGGCGCTGAACCCGGCCACCGCCGACTGGTCCACGGTGGGCGGCTCCGAGTACGTGGCCAACCAGGGCTACGACCTGGGCGCCGCGCCCCACCTGCTCAAGTCGGGTGTGAAGGGCAGCACGCTGAGCGTGGGCGTGTACCAGAAGGGCGCTCCGGCGCACGCGTACAACGGCGCGCTGCTGTCCGTGGCGCTGACCGTGAAGGCCACCGCCCAGACGCCGGCCGGCACCCTCGTGCCGCTGAACGTCCTCAAGGCGCACGCGCTGCCGGCCTCCGGCGCGCTGCAGGCCATCGACGTGGCGGTGGGTACCATCACCACCGCGCCGTAG
- a CDS encoding response regulator transcription factor, giving the protein MSTAGAQHPSLLLVDDDATLRERLARAFRERGWDVTTAGDYDAALAAARRESPEYAVVDLRMPGRSGLELVRDLLAVDASTRVVVLTGYGSIATTVDAIRLGAVNYLPKPADVDDLLAAFARASGEPAVAAPESFEAPSLARAEWEHINRVLADSGGNISEAARKLGIHRRSLQRKLQKYPPSR; this is encoded by the coding sequence GGCCGGAGCACAGCACCCCAGCCTCCTCCTCGTGGACGACGATGCGACGCTGCGCGAGCGGCTGGCCCGTGCCTTCCGCGAGCGGGGCTGGGACGTCACCACGGCCGGGGACTACGACGCGGCCCTCGCCGCCGCGCGCCGCGAGTCACCCGAGTACGCCGTCGTGGACCTGCGCATGCCCGGCCGCAGCGGCCTGGAGCTGGTGAGGGATTTGCTCGCCGTGGACGCCTCCACGCGCGTCGTCGTCCTCACGGGCTACGGCAGCATCGCCACCACGGTGGACGCCATCCGCCTGGGCGCGGTGAACTACCTCCCCAAGCCCGCGGACGTGGACGACCTCCTCGCGGCCTTCGCCCGTGCCTCCGGTGAGCCCGCCGTCGCGGCGCCGGAGAGCTTCGAGGCGCCCTCGCTCGCACGCGCCGAGTGGGAGCACATCAACCGCGTGCTCGCCGACTCTGGTGGCAACATCTCCGAGGCCGCACGGAAGCTCGGCATCCACCGGCGCTCCCTGCAACGGAAGCTGCAGAAATACCCGCCTTCCCGCTAA